A region from the Enoplosus armatus isolate fEnoArm2 chromosome 24, fEnoArm2.hap1, whole genome shotgun sequence genome encodes:
- the LOC139306440 gene encoding major centromere autoantigen B-like codes for MAPRRRFDFKFKERVLEYAEKHSGEKTARHFNIDTKRIRYWRKQKCELLLADKGRARLTGGGRKKVSLELEERLSEWIYSMRDKHNRVSRNMIKNKALEIYPSVSDGGKVFVASTGWLQRFLERNDLSLRRRTPMIQTDPSLLTEKLVSFVDYVGKAVGSNGILERDIIAMDEATVWFDVVPPTTTDTGGALKSTGHGKSHLTVVLAAKADGTKLKPFIVFRGAAGEVAAMQQQVSGAVISSSVNGWMNDALTADWLQSVAGQFNLTPRLLVWDSYRCHIGAATKAELKCGYNITTAEIPGGCTKYVQAPDVMWNQPFRQSLHDAYDQWAAGDADKEYTAGGNLKAPGRRLLVDWVVAAWDKLDQDMIRESFKVCGLSVKSDGSEDDLILCFREGQPCAAGREALTRVRQQSRENRCQAAQEEEDEEELFNNELVVLDDDEEEKNSDNASVEAAMSVIIQTRGEVGGGVAAHLQCPLCGHFSKSHAHQLSHMAASHPACLDGVAVGRLGNILMYQSTARLFHCSDCFYTSRDFTKLYKHIISKHCMDEREGGGGDDGREGGGGDDGSEKGEEKMGEEGEEEDKEGGKDALKSKRGSEAEEEEEGEGHNEDGASQRLEAVKADSEGDESVLMFDGAGYRCLICGWKNKLKGLGINHVVRKHDIPKAYAAQAVRRDAAAPKQTQSSGAEEEEVAGLSGELLKEEMEATAKVVRFISNRFVCLICGWKTKLKGFAISHVVRSHDVERPYRCKDCSRSFFLPSRLQQHVRAAHRPGRYACPFCCFRSHFLGGFRRHCSRCNAREEEEGGGGGGGGRGGVGVGAGGGGGEEEDIEEEEENEERKEMRGGRKRRRAGRVILEDDDEDD; via the exons ATGGCACCCAGACGGAGATTTGATTTCAAATTCAAAGAGCGAGTTTTGGAGTACGCGGAGAAACACTCAGGAGAGAAAACTGCACGGCACTTTAACATTGACACGAAAAGAATCCGATACTGGAGGAAACAGAAGTGCGAGCTGCTGTTAGCCGACAAGGGGAGAGCGCGGCTGACTGGAGGCGGGAGGAAGAAGGTCAGCTTGGAGCTGGAGGAGCGGCTGTCAGAGTGGATTTACTCCATGCGGGACAAACACAACCGAGTATCAAGAAATATGATCAAAAATAAAGCGTTGGAGATCTACCCTTCAGTGAGCGATGGGGGGAAGGTGTTTGTGGCTAGCACAGGTTGGCTACAAAGATTTCTAGAGCGCAACGACCTCTCACTTCGGCGTCGCACCCCCATGATCCAGACGGACCCGAGTCTACTCACAGAGAAACTGGTTTCGTTTGTTGACTACGTCGGCAAGGCGGTCGGCTCCAACGGGATTTTAGAGAGGGACATCATCGCAATGGACGAGGCTACGGTTTGGTTTGACGTGGTGCCCCCCACCACTACAGACACAGGAGGCGCTCTGAAAAGCACGGGACACGGGAAAAGCCATCTCACCGTCGTCCTCGCCGCCAAGGCCGACGGCACCAAACTGAAGCCGTTCATCGTGTTCAGAGGAGCTGCCGGAGAAGTGGCGGCGATGCAGCAGCAGGTCTCCGGCGCGGTGATCTCCTCGTCCGTCAACGGCTGGATGAACGACGCTCTCACCGCCGACTGGCTGCAGTCCGTGGCGGGACAATTCAACTTGACCCCGCGGCTCCTGGTGTGGGACTCGTACCGCTGCCACATCGGCGCCGCCACCAAAGCTGAACTGAAATGTGGCTACAACATCACAACAGCCGAGATCCCGGGAGGCTGCACTAAATATGTCCAAGCCCCCGATGTGATGTGGAACCAGCCCTTCAGGCAGAGTCTGCATGACGCCTACGACCAGTGGGCTGCTGGGGACGCAGACAAGGAATACACAGCCGGGGGGAACCTAAAAGCCCCCGGCCGCCGCCTGCTGGTGGACTGGGTGGTCGCGGCCTGGGACAAACTGGACCAGGATATGATCAGAGAGTCTTTCAAAGTCTGTGGACTGTCTGTGAAAAGTGACGGGAGCGAAGACGACCTCATCCTCTGCTTCAGGGAGGGACAGCCCTGCGCCGCCGGGCGGGAGGCTCTGACCCGGGTCAGACAGCAGAGCCGGGAGAACCGGTGCCAAGCAGcccaggaggaggaagatgaagaggagctATTTAACAATGAACTTGTTGtgcttgatgatgatgaggaggagaagaacagTGATaatg cctctgtAGAAGCAGCCATGTCCGTCATCATACAAACTCGTGGTGAAGTCGGCGGTGGCGTCGCGGCTCACCTGCAGTGTCCCCTCTGCGGCCATTTCTCCAAGAGCCACGCCCACCAGCTGTCTCACATGGCGGCCTCTCACCCCGCCTGCCTGGACGGCGTGGCGGTGGGTCGCCTCGGCAACATCCTGATGTACCAGAGCACCGCCCGGCTGTTCCACTGCTCCGACTGCTTCTACACCAGCCGAGACTTCACCAAGCTGTACAAACACATCATCTCCAAACACTGCATGGacgagagggaggggggaggaggagacgacgggagggaggggggaggaggagacgacGGGAGcgagaagggggaggagaagatgggagaggaaggggaggaggaggacaaggagggagggaaagacgCTCTTAAAAGTAAGAGGGGCAgtgaggctgaggaggaggaggaaggggagggacACAATGAAGATGGCGCCTCCCAGAGGCTGGAGGCGGTCAAagcagacagtgaaggagaTGAAAGCGTGCTGATGTTTGACGGCGCCGGTTACCGCTGCCTCATCTGCGGCTGGAAGAACAAGCTGAAAGGTCTGGGCATCAACCACGTGGTGAGGAAGCACGACATCCCCAAAGCGTACGCCGCCCAGGCCGTCCGACGGGACGCCGCCGCCCCCAAACAGACGCAGAGCAGcggggcggaggaggaggaggtggccgGGCTGAGCGGagagctgctgaaggaggagatggaggccACGGCCAAAGTGGTCCGCTTCATCTCCAACCGCTTCGTCTGTCTGATCTGTGGCTGGAAGACCAAACTCAAAG GTTTTGCCATCAGTCACGTGGTGCGCAGCCACGACGTCGAGCGTCCGTACCGCTGCAAAGACTGCAGTCGCTCCTTCTTCCTGCCCAGCCGGCTGCAGCAGCACGTCAGAGCGGCCCATCGGCCCGGACGCTACGCCTGCCccttctgctgcttcaggtCCCACTTCCTGGGGGGCTTCAGGAGGCACTGCAGCCGCTGCAACgcccgggaggaggaggagggaggggggggaggaggaggaggacgaggaggagtaggagtaggagcaggaggggggggcggCGAGGAGGAAGAcatcgaggaggaggaggagaacgaggagaggaaggagatgagaggggggaggaagagaaggagagcagggagggtgATAttggaggatgatgatgaggatgactga
- the fbxo3 gene encoding F-box only protein 3 isoform X2 has protein sequence MAASTELRMDHLPSDPLLHILSFLGFRDLVHCSYVSRRLNELYKHNPLWKTLCSKHWLLTDADRLQSGVSWFCLFKQYYRDLGRYSQYYPVLKRAWEQLKSFLQQRCPRMIASLKEGATEVELNDIEAQIGCRLPDDYRCSYRIHNGQKLVIPGLMGSMSLSNHYRSEVLLDVETAAGGFQQRKGMRRCLPLTFCFHTGLSQYMALEPAEGRRMFESFYPCPDQTAQDPSAIDMFITGSCFLEWFTTYVHNVVTGEYPIIRDQIFRYVHDKGCVATTGDITVSVSTSFLPELSSVHPPHFFFTYRIRIEMSSGASPEAACQLDSRYWKITTSDGNVEEVQGPGVVGEFPVMTPGKVHEYASCTTFSTPSEYMEGHYTFHRLANKEEVFHVAIPRFHMVCPPFREPVVRTKASTSYTPRFDDHDDDGEYCDGDGDDFGDLRGINMAALEGAWCPRHI, from the exons ATGGCAGCTTCCACGGAGTTACGGATGGATCATCTCCCTTCAGACCCGCTGCTGCACATTTTATCCTTCCTGGGCTTCAGGGACCTGGTCCA CTGCAGTTATGTCAGCAGGAGGCTGAACGAGTTGTACAAACACAACCCGCTGTGGAAAACGCTCTGCTCCAAACACTGGCTGCTGACAGA tgcgGACCGGCTGCAGAGCGGTGTGTCCTGGTTCTGTCTGTTCAAACAGTACTACAGGGACCTGGGCCGCTACAGTCAGTACTACCCGGTCCTGAAGAGAGCCTGGGAGCAGCTGAAGAGCTTCCTGCAGCAGAGGTGTCCACGCATGATCGCATCGCTGAAAG AGGGCGCCACAGAGGTGGAGCTTAATGACATCGAGGCTCAGATTGGCTGCAGACTTCCAGACGACTACCGCTGCTCGTACCGCATCCACAACGGACAGAAACTGGTGATCCCAGG gctGATGGGCAGCATGTCCCTGTCCAACCACTACCGGTCGGAGGTCCTTCTGGACGTGGAGACGGCGGCCGGAGGTTTCCAGCAGAGGAAGGGGATGAGACGCTGCCTCCCGCTCACCTTCTGCTTCCACACCGGACTCAGCCAGTACATGGCCCTGGAGCCGGCAGAGGGACGCAGGATGTTCGAGAGCTTCTACCCCTGCCCC gATCAGACGGCTCAGGATCCTTCGGCCATCGACATGTTCATCACAG gttccTGTTTCTTAGAGTGGTTCACGACCTACGTCCACAACGTCGTCACAGGAGAATATCCAATCATCAGAGACCAGATCTTCAG GTATGTCCACGATAAGGGCTGCGTGGCGACCACCGGTGACATCACCGTCTCTGTTTCTACCTCCTTCCTGCCCGAGCTTTCCTCCGTCCATCCACCGCACTTCTTCTTCACCTACCGCATcag GATAGAGATGTCGAGCGGCGCGTCGCCTGAAGCCGCCTGTCAGCTCGACAGCCGCTACTGGAAGATCACCACCTCTGACGGCAACGTGGAGGAAGTTCAGGGTCCCGGCGTGGTCG gagAGTTTCCGGTCATGACACCTGGAAAAGTCCACGAGTACGCCAGCTGCACCACCTTCTCCACCCCGTCAGAGTACATGGAGGGCCACTACACCTTCCACAGGCTGG CCAATAAAGAGGAAGTCTTCCACGTGGCCATCCCTCGCTTCCACATGGTCTGCCCCCCCTTCAGAGAGCCGGTGGTTCGAACG AAGGCATCGACCAGTTACACGCCGCGCTTCGACGACCACGACGACGACGGCGAGTACTGCGACGGAGACGGCGACGACTTCGGCGACCTGAGAGGAATCAACATGGCCGCCTTGGAGGGGGCGTGGTGCCCCCGACacatctga
- the fbxo3 gene encoding F-box only protein 3 isoform X1 has protein sequence MAASTELRMDHLPSDPLLHILSFLGFRDLVHCSYVSRRLNELYKHNPLWKTLCSKHWLLTDADRLQSGVSWFCLFKQYYRDLGRYSQYYPVLKRAWEQLKSFLQQRCPRMIASLKEGATEVELNDIEAQIGCRLPDDYRCSYRIHNGQKLVIPGLMGSMSLSNHYRSEVLLDVETAAGGFQQRKGMRRCLPLTFCFHTGLSQYMALEPAEGRRMFESFYPCPDQTAQDPSAIDMFITGSCFLEWFTTYVHNVVTGEYPIIRDQIFRYVHDKGCVATTGDITVSVSTSFLPELSSVHPPHFFFTYRIRIEMSSGASPEAACQLDSRYWKITTSDGNVEEVQGPGVVGEFPVMTPGKVHEYASCTTFSTPSEYMEGHYTFHRLANKEEVFHVAIPRFHMVCPPFREPVVRTQKASTSYTPRFDDHDDDGEYCDGDGDDFGDLRGINMAALEGAWCPRHI, from the exons ATGGCAGCTTCCACGGAGTTACGGATGGATCATCTCCCTTCAGACCCGCTGCTGCACATTTTATCCTTCCTGGGCTTCAGGGACCTGGTCCA CTGCAGTTATGTCAGCAGGAGGCTGAACGAGTTGTACAAACACAACCCGCTGTGGAAAACGCTCTGCTCCAAACACTGGCTGCTGACAGA tgcgGACCGGCTGCAGAGCGGTGTGTCCTGGTTCTGTCTGTTCAAACAGTACTACAGGGACCTGGGCCGCTACAGTCAGTACTACCCGGTCCTGAAGAGAGCCTGGGAGCAGCTGAAGAGCTTCCTGCAGCAGAGGTGTCCACGCATGATCGCATCGCTGAAAG AGGGCGCCACAGAGGTGGAGCTTAATGACATCGAGGCTCAGATTGGCTGCAGACTTCCAGACGACTACCGCTGCTCGTACCGCATCCACAACGGACAGAAACTGGTGATCCCAGG gctGATGGGCAGCATGTCCCTGTCCAACCACTACCGGTCGGAGGTCCTTCTGGACGTGGAGACGGCGGCCGGAGGTTTCCAGCAGAGGAAGGGGATGAGACGCTGCCTCCCGCTCACCTTCTGCTTCCACACCGGACTCAGCCAGTACATGGCCCTGGAGCCGGCAGAGGGACGCAGGATGTTCGAGAGCTTCTACCCCTGCCCC gATCAGACGGCTCAGGATCCTTCGGCCATCGACATGTTCATCACAG gttccTGTTTCTTAGAGTGGTTCACGACCTACGTCCACAACGTCGTCACAGGAGAATATCCAATCATCAGAGACCAGATCTTCAG GTATGTCCACGATAAGGGCTGCGTGGCGACCACCGGTGACATCACCGTCTCTGTTTCTACCTCCTTCCTGCCCGAGCTTTCCTCCGTCCATCCACCGCACTTCTTCTTCACCTACCGCATcag GATAGAGATGTCGAGCGGCGCGTCGCCTGAAGCCGCCTGTCAGCTCGACAGCCGCTACTGGAAGATCACCACCTCTGACGGCAACGTGGAGGAAGTTCAGGGTCCCGGCGTGGTCG gagAGTTTCCGGTCATGACACCTGGAAAAGTCCACGAGTACGCCAGCTGCACCACCTTCTCCACCCCGTCAGAGTACATGGAGGGCCACTACACCTTCCACAGGCTGG CCAATAAAGAGGAAGTCTTCCACGTGGCCATCCCTCGCTTCCACATGGTCTGCCCCCCCTTCAGAGAGCCGGTGGTTCGAACG CAGAAGGCATCGACCAGTTACACGCCGCGCTTCGACGACCACGACGACGACGGCGAGTACTGCGACGGAGACGGCGACGACTTCGGCGACCTGAGAGGAATCAACATGGCCGCCTTGGAGGGGGCGTGGTGCCCCCGACacatctga
- the fbxo3 gene encoding F-box only protein 3 isoform X3 codes for MAASTELRMDHLPSDPLLHILSFLGFRDLVHCSYVSRRLNELYKHNPLWKTLCSKHWLLTDADRLQSGVSWFCLFKQYYRDLGRYSQYYPVLKRAWEQLKSFLQQRCPRMIASLKEGATEVELNDIEAQIGCRLPDDYRCSYRIHNGQKLVIPGLMGSMSLSNHYRSEVLLDVETAAGGFQQRKGMRRCLPLTFCFHTGLSQYMALEPAEGRRMFESFYPCPDQTAQDPSAIDMFITGSCFLEWFTTYVHNVVTGEYPIIRDQIFRYVHDKGCVATTGDITVSVSTSFLPELSSVHPPHFFFTYRIRIEMSSGASPEAACQLDSRYWKITTSDGNVEEVQGPGVVGEFPVMTPGKVHEYASCTTFSTPSEYMEGHYTFHRLANKEEVFHVAIPRFHMVCPPFREPVVRTG; via the exons ATGGCAGCTTCCACGGAGTTACGGATGGATCATCTCCCTTCAGACCCGCTGCTGCACATTTTATCCTTCCTGGGCTTCAGGGACCTGGTCCA CTGCAGTTATGTCAGCAGGAGGCTGAACGAGTTGTACAAACACAACCCGCTGTGGAAAACGCTCTGCTCCAAACACTGGCTGCTGACAGA tgcgGACCGGCTGCAGAGCGGTGTGTCCTGGTTCTGTCTGTTCAAACAGTACTACAGGGACCTGGGCCGCTACAGTCAGTACTACCCGGTCCTGAAGAGAGCCTGGGAGCAGCTGAAGAGCTTCCTGCAGCAGAGGTGTCCACGCATGATCGCATCGCTGAAAG AGGGCGCCACAGAGGTGGAGCTTAATGACATCGAGGCTCAGATTGGCTGCAGACTTCCAGACGACTACCGCTGCTCGTACCGCATCCACAACGGACAGAAACTGGTGATCCCAGG gctGATGGGCAGCATGTCCCTGTCCAACCACTACCGGTCGGAGGTCCTTCTGGACGTGGAGACGGCGGCCGGAGGTTTCCAGCAGAGGAAGGGGATGAGACGCTGCCTCCCGCTCACCTTCTGCTTCCACACCGGACTCAGCCAGTACATGGCCCTGGAGCCGGCAGAGGGACGCAGGATGTTCGAGAGCTTCTACCCCTGCCCC gATCAGACGGCTCAGGATCCTTCGGCCATCGACATGTTCATCACAG gttccTGTTTCTTAGAGTGGTTCACGACCTACGTCCACAACGTCGTCACAGGAGAATATCCAATCATCAGAGACCAGATCTTCAG GTATGTCCACGATAAGGGCTGCGTGGCGACCACCGGTGACATCACCGTCTCTGTTTCTACCTCCTTCCTGCCCGAGCTTTCCTCCGTCCATCCACCGCACTTCTTCTTCACCTACCGCATcag GATAGAGATGTCGAGCGGCGCGTCGCCTGAAGCCGCCTGTCAGCTCGACAGCCGCTACTGGAAGATCACCACCTCTGACGGCAACGTGGAGGAAGTTCAGGGTCCCGGCGTGGTCG gagAGTTTCCGGTCATGACACCTGGAAAAGTCCACGAGTACGCCAGCTGCACCACCTTCTCCACCCCGTCAGAGTACATGGAGGGCCACTACACCTTCCACAGGCTGG CCAATAAAGAGGAAGTCTTCCACGTGGCCATCCCTCGCTTCCACATGGTCTGCCCCCCCTTCAGAGAGCCGGTGGTTCGAACG GGCTAA